ACCGGCCCAGCTATCACGAAGCGTCGGCGCAGGATGGCTGGCAACGAATGCTGGTCTGGTTTCATCAGTATGGCGTTAAGCCTGTACGCTGAGGCAAAAAAGGGGGCGGACAGCGCCCCCAGAACAACAGACAAACCAGAGGCGCAGGATATTCAGACAGAGAGGCAAAATGTCCCGCGCTTCGGTAAATGACACAGCAGTCACACGGTAAATTAAACCTTTTCTGCCCGCAGCTTACGTGCCGCCTGTACCATATTCGCTAACGCCAGACGGGTTTCGGTCCAGCCACGAGTTTTCAGGCCACAGTCCGGGTTCACCCACAGCCGCTCTACCGGGATACGCTTCGCCGCCTTACGCAGCAGCGCTTCAATCCATTCGACGTCAGGCACGTTTGGCGAGTGAATGTCATATACGCCGGGGCCGATTTCATTGGGGTAGTCAAACTCCTCAAACGACTCCAGCAGTTCCATATCGGAGCGCGACGTTTCGATGGTAATCACATCGGCATCCAGCGCGGCGATAGAATCCATAATGTCGTTGAATTCGCAGTAACACATATGGGTATGGATCTGCGTATCATCCTGCGCCACCGCCGCGTTCAGGCGGAACGCATCCACCGCCCAGTTCAGATAGGCCGCCCAGTCAGACCGACGCAGCGGCAGGCCTTCACGCAACGCCGGTTCATCAATCTGAATGATGCCGATACCCGCTTTCTCCAGATCCGCCACTTCATCACGCAGCGCCAACGCAATCTGTTTGGCGATGGTTTCGCGTGAAACATCCTCACGCGGGAAAGACCAGCAGAGGATGGTCACCGGGCCGGTGAGCATTCCTTTAACCGGCTTATCGGTCAGTGACTGCGCATACTTCGCCCACTCCACGGTGATCGGCTCAGGACGGCTGACGTCACCGATAATCACCGGCGGCTTCACGCAGCGGGAACCGTAACTCTGTACCCAGCCGTTTTGCGTAAAGACAAAGCCGTCAAGATGCTCACCGAAATATTCCACCATGTCGTTACGCTCGGCTTCGCCGTGCACCAGTACATCCAGCCCCAACCGCTCCTGCTCGGCGATCGCCTGTTTAATGTGCTCTGCGATACCGGTACGATAATGATGGCTGTCCAGCCGCCCCTGCCTGAAATCGAGGCGCAGGCCGCGAATCTCTGTGGTCTGCGGAAAAGAGCCAATAGTAGTAGTCGGCCAGTCCGGCAGATTAAAGCGTTGACGTTGCGCTCTGACACGCTCGGCATAGCTGCTCTGACGCTCGCTGTCCTTCGCGTTGATCGCCGCCAGACGCTGAGCCACCACGTCATTGTGTACGCGCGAAGAACTGCGGCGGGCGCGAATCGGCGCACTCCAGGCCTCCAGCAAGGCGGCATCGTTGTTATTTAACGCCTTGCTCAGCAGCGCCAGTTCGCCGCACTTCTGTAGGGCAAAGGAGAACCAGCTTTTTACCTCATCATCCAGACGGGTTTCCGCACTGAGATCGATCGGGCTGTGCAGCAGCGAGCAGGAGGAGCCGATCCAGAGCTGCTGACGCTGTGCCACCAGCGGATGCAGGCGTTCAAACCAGCTGCTCAGATCGGCACGCCATACGTTGCGCCCGTTAATTACGCCGAGCGAAAGCAGCCAGGAATCCGGCAGCTGCGCATTCAGGCTGGCGAT
The sequence above is a segment of the Mixta intestinalis genome. Coding sequences within it:
- the metE gene encoding 5-methyltetrahydropteroyltriglutamate--homocysteine S-methyltransferase, which codes for MTILNHTLGFPRVGLRRELKKAQESYWAGTINQQELLAVGRELRARHWQQQKEAGVDIVPVGDFAWYDHVLTTSLLLGNVPARHQNHDGSVDLDTLFRIGRGRAPSGEPAAAAEMTKWFNTNYHYMVPEFTKGQQFRLAWRQLLDEVDEALALGHKVKPVLLGPVTWLWLGKVKGEPFDRLSLLDAILPVYQQVLAELAKRDIEWVQIDEPALVLELPQPWLAAFKSAYQALQGYSKLLLTTYFDSIGQNIDTIRELPVQGLHVDLVHGKDDIASLNAQLPDSWLLSLGVINGRNVWRADLSSWFERLHPLVAQRQQLWIGSSCSLLHSPIDLSAETRLDDEVKSWFSFALQKCGELALLSKALNNNDAALLEAWSAPIRARRSSSRVHNDVVAQRLAAINAKDSERQSSYAERVRAQRQRFNLPDWPTTTIGSFPQTTEIRGLRLDFRQGRLDSHHYRTGIAEHIKQAIAEQERLGLDVLVHGEAERNDMVEYFGEHLDGFVFTQNGWVQSYGSRCVKPPVIIGDVSRPEPITVEWAKYAQSLTDKPVKGMLTGPVTILCWSFPREDVSRETIAKQIALALRDEVADLEKAGIGIIQIDEPALREGLPLRRSDWAAYLNWAVDAFRLNAAVAQDDTQIHTHMCYCEFNDIMDSIAALDADVITIETSRSDMELLESFEEFDYPNEIGPGVYDIHSPNVPDVEWIEALLRKAAKRIPVERLWVNPDCGLKTRGWTETRLALANMVQAARKLRAEKV